In Bacillus thuringiensis, the DNA window TTTGTCAGAAAGGTGATATGAGAGGAAATATTAGCATGTAAGGAAGAAAAGGCTATCAATTTACATGTTACTATAAGGAATATATTCTAAAGGGAAAAGAAAAGATAGGAGGGAGGACAGTAAGTAAAGGGAGGAATAATAGTATGGATGTAAAACGTGTGAAACAAATCTTATCTTCTTCAAGTAGAATTGACGTTACATATGAGGGCGTACCAGTATGGATTGAGAGCTGTGACGAGCAGAGTGGAGTTGTTCAAGTGT includes these proteins:
- a CDS encoding acid-soluble spore protein H, producing the protein MDVKRVKQILSSSSRIDVTYEGVPVWIESCDEQSGVVQVYDVSNPGESVHVNVTALEEK